A genomic region of Mitsuaria sp. 7 contains the following coding sequences:
- a CDS encoding SlyX family protein, with product MSETSGHDVGGGDAAEEVRVLEARVTELEIKASFAEDLVDHLNAQVAKQQEQIDALVREVMQLRRQVPEGRGDAAGALRDELPPHY from the coding sequence ATGAGCGAGACCTCGGGCCACGACGTCGGCGGCGGCGATGCCGCTGAAGAGGTCCGGGTCCTCGAGGCCCGCGTCACGGAGCTGGAGATCAAGGCCAGCTTCGCCGAGGACCTCGTCGACCACCTGAACGCGCAGGTCGCGAAACAGCAGGAGCAGATCGACGCGCTGGTGCGCGAGGTGATGCAGCTGCGCCGGCAGGTGCCCGAAGGCCGCGGTGACGCCGCGGGCGCTCTGCGGGACGAACTGCCGCCGCACTACTGA